The following are from one region of the Camelus dromedarius isolate mCamDro1 chromosome 16, mCamDro1.pat, whole genome shotgun sequence genome:
- the PSMC3IP gene encoding homologous-pairing protein 2 homolog isoform X5 → MSKGRAEAAAGAPGILLRYLQEQNRPYSAQDVFGNLQREHGLGKAAVVKALEQLAQQGKIKEKTYGKQKIYFADQDQFDMVSDADLQGLDAKIVALTANVQSLQQSCRHMEAELKELTSALTTPEMQKEIQELKKECAGYTERLKNIKAATNHVTPEEKEQATELSDAILEGYPKSKKQFFEEVGIETDEDHNVMLPDP, encoded by the exons ATGAGTAAAGGCCGGGCGGAAGCCGCGGCGGGAG CCCCCGGGATCTTGCTGAGGTACCTGCAGGAGCAGAACCGGCCCTACAGCGCTCAGGACGTGTTCGGGAACCTGCAGCGGGAACACGGACTGGGCAAGGCG gcGGTGGTGAAGGCGCTAGAGCAGCTGGCCCAACAAGGCAAGATCAAAGAGAAGACGTATGGCAAGCAGAAGATATACTTTGCAGACCAG GACCAGTTTGACATGGTCAGTGATGCTGACCTCCAAGGCCTGGATGCCAAAATTGTGGCTCTCACTGCTAACGTGCAGAGCTTGCAGCAGAGCTGCCGCCACATGGAGGCTG AGCTGAAGGAGTTAACTAGTGCCCTGACCACACCGGAGATGCAGAAAGAGATCCAGGAGTTGAAGAAGGAATGTGCTGGCTACACTGAGAGACTGAAGAACATTAAAGCAGCCACCAACCACGTGACTCCAGAAGAGAAAGAGCAG GCAACAGAGCTGTCTGATGCAATCCTTGAAGGATACCCTAAGAGCAAGAAGCAGTTCTTT GAGGAAGTTGGGATAGAGACGGATGAAGATCATAATGTCATGCTCCCAGACCCCTGA
- the PSMC3IP gene encoding homologous-pairing protein 2 homolog isoform X3 encodes MSKGRAEAAAGAPGILLRYLQEQNRPYSAQDVFGNLQREHGLGKAAVVKALEQLAQQGKIKEKTYGKQKIYFADQDQFDMVSDADLQGLDAKIVALTANVQSLQQSCRHMEAELKELTSALTTPEMQKEIQELKKECAGYTERLKNIKAATNHVTPEEKEQVYRERQRYCKEWRKRKRMATELSDAILEGYPKSKKQFFEEVGIETDEDHNVMLPDP; translated from the exons ATGAGTAAAGGCCGGGCGGAAGCCGCGGCGGGAG CCCCCGGGATCTTGCTGAGGTACCTGCAGGAGCAGAACCGGCCCTACAGCGCTCAGGACGTGTTCGGGAACCTGCAGCGGGAACACGGACTGGGCAAGGCG gcGGTGGTGAAGGCGCTAGAGCAGCTGGCCCAACAAGGCAAGATCAAAGAGAAGACGTATGGCAAGCAGAAGATATACTTTGCAGACCAG GACCAGTTTGACATGGTCAGTGATGCTGACCTCCAAGGCCTGGATGCCAAAATTGTGGCTCTCACTGCTAACGTGCAGAGCTTGCAGCAGAGCTGCCGCCACATGGAGGCTG AGCTGAAGGAGTTAACTAGTGCCCTGACCACACCGGAGATGCAGAAAGAGATCCAGGAGTTGAAGAAGGAATGTGCTGGCTACACTGAGAGACTGAAGAACATTAAAGCAGCCACCAACCACGTGACTCCAGAAGAGAAAGAGCAG GtgtacagagagagacagaggtacTGCAAGGAGTGGCGGAAGCGGAAGAGGATG GCAACAGAGCTGTCTGATGCAATCCTTGAAGGATACCCTAAGAGCAAGAAGCAGTTCTTT GAGGAAGTTGGGATAGAGACGGATGAAGATCATAATGTCATGCTCCCAGACCCCTGA
- the PSMC3IP gene encoding homologous-pairing protein 2 homolog isoform X4, with the protein MSKGRAEAAAGAPGILLRYLQEQNRPYSAQDVFGNLQREHGLGKAAVVKALEQLAQQGKIKEKTYGKQKIYFADQDQFDMVSDADLQGLDAKIVALTANVQSLQQSCRHMEAELKELTSALTTPEMQKEIQELKKECAGYTERLKNIKAATNHVTPEEKEQATELSDAILEGYPKSKKQFFVSGALPSLLPWGLHPGRSHLLVSLPHRRKLG; encoded by the exons ATGAGTAAAGGCCGGGCGGAAGCCGCGGCGGGAG CCCCCGGGATCTTGCTGAGGTACCTGCAGGAGCAGAACCGGCCCTACAGCGCTCAGGACGTGTTCGGGAACCTGCAGCGGGAACACGGACTGGGCAAGGCG gcGGTGGTGAAGGCGCTAGAGCAGCTGGCCCAACAAGGCAAGATCAAAGAGAAGACGTATGGCAAGCAGAAGATATACTTTGCAGACCAG GACCAGTTTGACATGGTCAGTGATGCTGACCTCCAAGGCCTGGATGCCAAAATTGTGGCTCTCACTGCTAACGTGCAGAGCTTGCAGCAGAGCTGCCGCCACATGGAGGCTG AGCTGAAGGAGTTAACTAGTGCCCTGACCACACCGGAGATGCAGAAAGAGATCCAGGAGTTGAAGAAGGAATGTGCTGGCTACACTGAGAGACTGAAGAACATTAAAGCAGCCACCAACCACGTGACTCCAGAAGAGAAAGAGCAG GCAACAGAGCTGTCTGATGCAATCCTTGAAGGATACCCTAAGAGCAAGAAGCAGTTCTTTGTAAGTGGTGCTCTTCCTTCCTTGCTCCCCTGGGGTCTTCATCCAGGGAGGTCTCATTTGCTTGTCTCGCTGCCCCACAGGAGGAAGTTGGGATAG
- the PSMC3IP gene encoding homologous-pairing protein 2 homolog isoform X1: MSKGRAEAAAGAPGILLRYLQEQNRPYSAQDVFGNLQREHGLGKAAVVKALEQLAQQGKIKEKTYGKQKIYFADQDQFDMVSDADLQGLDAKIVALTANVQSLQQSCRHMEAELKELTSALTTPEMQKEIQELKKECAGYTERLKNIKAATNHVTPEEKEQVYRERQRYCKEWRKRKRMATELSDAILEGYPKSKKQFFVSGALPSLLPWGLHPGRSHLLVSLPHRRKLG, encoded by the exons ATGAGTAAAGGCCGGGCGGAAGCCGCGGCGGGAG CCCCCGGGATCTTGCTGAGGTACCTGCAGGAGCAGAACCGGCCCTACAGCGCTCAGGACGTGTTCGGGAACCTGCAGCGGGAACACGGACTGGGCAAGGCG gcGGTGGTGAAGGCGCTAGAGCAGCTGGCCCAACAAGGCAAGATCAAAGAGAAGACGTATGGCAAGCAGAAGATATACTTTGCAGACCAG GACCAGTTTGACATGGTCAGTGATGCTGACCTCCAAGGCCTGGATGCCAAAATTGTGGCTCTCACTGCTAACGTGCAGAGCTTGCAGCAGAGCTGCCGCCACATGGAGGCTG AGCTGAAGGAGTTAACTAGTGCCCTGACCACACCGGAGATGCAGAAAGAGATCCAGGAGTTGAAGAAGGAATGTGCTGGCTACACTGAGAGACTGAAGAACATTAAAGCAGCCACCAACCACGTGACTCCAGAAGAGAAAGAGCAG GtgtacagagagagacagaggtacTGCAAGGAGTGGCGGAAGCGGAAGAGGATG GCAACAGAGCTGTCTGATGCAATCCTTGAAGGATACCCTAAGAGCAAGAAGCAGTTCTTTGTAAGTGGTGCTCTTCCTTCCTTGCTCCCCTGGGGTCTTCATCCAGGGAGGTCTCATTTGCTTGTCTCGCTGCCCCACAGGAGGAAGTTGGGATAG
- the PSMC3IP gene encoding homologous-pairing protein 2 homolog isoform X2 gives MSKGRAEAAAGAPGILLRYLQEQNRPYSAQDVFGNLQREHGLGKAAVVKALEQLAQQGKIKEKTYGKQKIYFADQDQFDMVSDADLQGLDAKIVALTANVQSLQQSCRHMEAELKELTSALTTPEMQKEIQELKKECAGYTERLKNIKAATNHVTPEEKEQVYRERQRYCKEWRKRKRMVSVWELQAGPEKCQPPEKQLPPITDLSGSAEYFPSEKEWFCFSAGNRAV, from the exons ATGAGTAAAGGCCGGGCGGAAGCCGCGGCGGGAG CCCCCGGGATCTTGCTGAGGTACCTGCAGGAGCAGAACCGGCCCTACAGCGCTCAGGACGTGTTCGGGAACCTGCAGCGGGAACACGGACTGGGCAAGGCG gcGGTGGTGAAGGCGCTAGAGCAGCTGGCCCAACAAGGCAAGATCAAAGAGAAGACGTATGGCAAGCAGAAGATATACTTTGCAGACCAG GACCAGTTTGACATGGTCAGTGATGCTGACCTCCAAGGCCTGGATGCCAAAATTGTGGCTCTCACTGCTAACGTGCAGAGCTTGCAGCAGAGCTGCCGCCACATGGAGGCTG AGCTGAAGGAGTTAACTAGTGCCCTGACCACACCGGAGATGCAGAAAGAGATCCAGGAGTTGAAGAAGGAATGTGCTGGCTACACTGAGAGACTGAAGAACATTAAAGCAGCCACCAACCACGTGACTCCAGAAGAGAAAGAGCAG GtgtacagagagagacagaggtacTGCAAGGAGTGGCGGAAGCGGAAGAGGATGGTGAGTGTGTGGGAGCTACAGGCAGGCCCAGAAAAATGCCAGCCACCAGAGAAACAGCTGCCCCCTATCACAGATCTCTCAGGCAGTGCCGAGTACTTCCCATCTGAAAAGGAGTGGTTTTGTTTCTCGGCAGGCAACAGAGCTGTCTGA
- the RETREG3 gene encoding reticulophagy regulator 3 isoform X2 — protein MIIVCIDQWKNKIWPEIKVPRSDALDNESWGFVHPRLLSVPELCHHVAEVWVSGTIFIRNLLLFKKQNPGKFCLLSCGILTFLAVLGRYIPGLLLSYLMLVAVMMWPLAVYHRLWDRAYVWLKPALQRLDFSVRGYMMSKQRERQLRRRALHPERATDNQSDSEEELAAFCPQLDDSTVARELAITDSEHSDAEVSCTDNGTFNLSRGQTPLTEGSEDLDGHSDPEESFARDLPDFPSINVDPAGLDDEDDTSIGMPSLMYRSPPGAEEPQGAPAGRDEAALPELLLGALPGGSNLTSNLASLVSQGMIQLALSGASQPGPSGLPPRRATRGFLRAPSSDLDTDAEGDDFELLDQSELNQLDPASSRSH, from the exons ATGATCATTGTGtgtatagatcaatggaagaaCAAAATCTGGCCTGAAATAAAAG TGCCAAGATCCGACGCATTAGACAATGAGAG CTGGGGCTTTGTGCACCCTCGGTTGCTCAGCGTGCCCGAGCTCTGCCACCATGTAGCTGAAGTCTGGGTTAGTGGGACCATTTTCATAAGGAatcttttgcttttcaaaaagcaaaacccaGGCAAG TTCTGCTTGCTGAGCTGTGGGATACTGACCTTTTTGGCTGTCTTGGGCCGCTACATCCCTGGGCTCCTGCTGTCCTACTTAATGC TTGTCGCTGTCATGATGTGGCCCCTTGCTGTGTACCACCGACTGTGGGATCGAGCATATGTATGGCTGAAGCCAGCTCTGCAGCGGCTGGACTTCAGTGTCCGTGGCTACATGATGTCcaagcagagagaaagacaat TGCGCCGCAGAGCTCTACACCCAGAACGTGCCACGGACAACCAAAGTGACAGCGAAGAGGAACTTGCTGCCTTCTGTCCTCAG ctGGATGATTCTACTGTTGCCAGGGAATTGGCCATCACAGACTCTGAGCACTCAGATGCTGAGGTCTCCTGCACAGACAACGGCACATTCAATCTTTCTCGGGGCCAAACACCTCTAACAGAAGGCTCTGAAG ACCTAGATGGTCACAGTGACCCAGAGGAATCCTTTGCCAGAGACCTTCCAGACTTCCCTTCCATTAATGTGGATCCTGCTGGCCTGGATGATGAAGATGATACCAGCATCGGGATGCCCAGCTTGATGTACCGTTCCCCACCAGGGGCCGAGGAGCCTCAGGGCGCCCCTGCCGGCAGGGACGAGGCTGCACTGCCAGAGCTCCTGCTTGGTGCCCTGCCTGGAGGATCCAACCTCACCAGCAACCTTGCTAGCCTGGTCTCCCAGGGCATGATCCAGCTGGCCCTGTCAGGGGCCTCCCAGCCAGGCCCTTCTGGCCTACCTCCCCGGAGAGCAACAAGAGGCTTCCTCCGGGCCCCCAGTTCAGACCTGGACACTGATGCTGAGGGGGATGACTTTGAACTTCTGGACCAGTCGGAGCTGAATCAGCTGGACCCTGCCAGTTCCAGGAGCCACTGA
- the RETREG3 gene encoding reticulophagy regulator 3 isoform X1: MAEAEGVAVAPGPALGPTFRGRRTVSGSWERDQQVEAAQRALVEVLGPYEPLLSRVQAALVWERPARSALWCLGLNAAFWFFALTSLRLVFLLAFSSMIIVCIDQWKNKIWPEIKVPRSDALDNESWGFVHPRLLSVPELCHHVAEVWVSGTIFIRNLLLFKKQNPGKFCLLSCGILTFLAVLGRYIPGLLLSYLMLVAVMMWPLAVYHRLWDRAYVWLKPALQRLDFSVRGYMMSKQRERQLRRRALHPERATDNQSDSEEELAAFCPQLDDSTVARELAITDSEHSDAEVSCTDNGTFNLSRGQTPLTEGSEDLDGHSDPEESFARDLPDFPSINVDPAGLDDEDDTSIGMPSLMYRSPPGAEEPQGAPAGRDEAALPELLLGALPGGSNLTSNLASLVSQGMIQLALSGASQPGPSGLPPRRATRGFLRAPSSDLDTDAEGDDFELLDQSELNQLDPASSRSH, translated from the exons ATGGCGGAGGCAGAGGGGGTGGCCGTGGCCCCAGGCCCTGCTTTGGGGCCGACTTTCAGGGGCCGCCGTACAGTGTCAGGCTCCTGGGAGCGGGACCAGCAGGTTGAGGCGGCGCAGCGGGCcctggtggaggtgctggggcctTACGAGCCTCTGCTGAGCCGGGTGCAGGCAGCCCTGGTGTGGGAGCGGCCAGCCAGGAGCGCCCTGTGGTGCCTGGGGCTGAACGCGGCTTTCTG GTTCTTTGCACTGACATCCCTTCGTCTTGTGTTTTTACTTGCATTCAGCTCCATGATCATTGTGtgtatagatcaatggaagaaCAAAATCTGGCCTGAAATAAAAG TGCCAAGATCCGACGCATTAGACAATGAGAG CTGGGGCTTTGTGCACCCTCGGTTGCTCAGCGTGCCCGAGCTCTGCCACCATGTAGCTGAAGTCTGGGTTAGTGGGACCATTTTCATAAGGAatcttttgcttttcaaaaagcaaaacccaGGCAAG TTCTGCTTGCTGAGCTGTGGGATACTGACCTTTTTGGCTGTCTTGGGCCGCTACATCCCTGGGCTCCTGCTGTCCTACTTAATGC TTGTCGCTGTCATGATGTGGCCCCTTGCTGTGTACCACCGACTGTGGGATCGAGCATATGTATGGCTGAAGCCAGCTCTGCAGCGGCTGGACTTCAGTGTCCGTGGCTACATGATGTCcaagcagagagaaagacaat TGCGCCGCAGAGCTCTACACCCAGAACGTGCCACGGACAACCAAAGTGACAGCGAAGAGGAACTTGCTGCCTTCTGTCCTCAG ctGGATGATTCTACTGTTGCCAGGGAATTGGCCATCACAGACTCTGAGCACTCAGATGCTGAGGTCTCCTGCACAGACAACGGCACATTCAATCTTTCTCGGGGCCAAACACCTCTAACAGAAGGCTCTGAAG ACCTAGATGGTCACAGTGACCCAGAGGAATCCTTTGCCAGAGACCTTCCAGACTTCCCTTCCATTAATGTGGATCCTGCTGGCCTGGATGATGAAGATGATACCAGCATCGGGATGCCCAGCTTGATGTACCGTTCCCCACCAGGGGCCGAGGAGCCTCAGGGCGCCCCTGCCGGCAGGGACGAGGCTGCACTGCCAGAGCTCCTGCTTGGTGCCCTGCCTGGAGGATCCAACCTCACCAGCAACCTTGCTAGCCTGGTCTCCCAGGGCATGATCCAGCTGGCCCTGTCAGGGGCCTCCCAGCCAGGCCCTTCTGGCCTACCTCCCCGGAGAGCAACAAGAGGCTTCCTCCGGGCCCCCAGTTCAGACCTGGACACTGATGCTGAGGGGGATGACTTTGAACTTCTGGACCAGTCGGAGCTGAATCAGCTGGACCCTGCCAGTTCCAGGAGCCACTGA